In Dromiciops gliroides isolate mDroGli1 chromosome 4, mDroGli1.pri, whole genome shotgun sequence, one DNA window encodes the following:
- the LOC122725669 gene encoding 60S ribosomal protein L27-like, with amino-acid sequence MGKFMKPGKVVLVLAGRYSRRKAVIIKNIDDGTSDRPYSHALVAGINRYPRKVTAAMGKKKIAKRWKIKSFMKVYNYNHLMPTRYSVDIPLDKTVVNKDVFHDPALKWKGRREAKVKFEERYKTGKNKWFFQKLWF; translated from the coding sequence ATGGGCAAGTTCATGAAACCTGGGAAGGTGGTGCTGGTCCTGGCCGGGCGGTACTCCAGGCGCAAAGCTGTCATCATCAAGAACATTGATGATGGGACATCTGACAGGCCCTACAGCCATGCCTTGGTGGCAGGCATCAACCGCTACCCTCGAAAGGTGACCGCAGCAATGGGCAAAAAGAAGATTGCCAAGAGATGGAAAATCAAGTCCTTCATGAAAGTTTATAACTACAACCACCTCATGCCCACCAGATACTCTGTGGATATCCCATTGGACAAAACAGTTGTCAACAAGGATGTGTTCCATGACCCTGCGCTAAaatggaaggggagaagggaggccaAGGTCAAGTTTGAGGAGAGGTACAAGACAGGCAAAAACAAGTGGTTCTTCCAGAAGCTATGGTTTTAG